Proteins from one Embleya scabrispora genomic window:
- a CDS encoding quinone oxidoreductase family protein, with protein sequence MRRVRYHEYGDPEVLTVEEADVPTPGPGQVLIRSEAIGANFVDTRFRRGPAAGPLFQRPLPGVLTGDVVGRVEALGPGVDGPPVGARVAALAEDAFADFVLADAEWSVEVPDGLDAGAASVLPLAAPVALRAVRTGRLAPGETVLVHAAAGGIGHLVVQLAKLLGAGTVVAAVGSAAKFDFVRAYGADFAVDYSVADWPERVREIVPAGVDVVLDSVGGEILRRGFDVVAPFGRVVVYGAASGDVSGIALTDLFALRSVAGFSLLAWRAAAPERAREETAELAEHLASGRLRPAVHTTLPLTEAVRAHRVLEERTQLGRVLLVP encoded by the coding sequence ATGCGACGAGTCCGCTATCACGAGTACGGTGACCCGGAAGTCCTCACCGTGGAGGAGGCCGACGTGCCGACGCCCGGACCGGGACAGGTGCTGATCCGGAGCGAGGCGATCGGCGCCAATTTCGTCGACACCCGGTTTCGGCGCGGGCCCGCCGCCGGTCCGCTGTTCCAGCGGCCGCTGCCCGGTGTGCTCACCGGTGACGTGGTGGGCCGGGTCGAAGCGCTCGGCCCGGGGGTGGACGGGCCGCCGGTCGGTGCGCGGGTGGCGGCATTGGCGGAGGACGCGTTCGCCGACTTCGTGCTCGCCGACGCCGAGTGGTCGGTGGAGGTGCCCGACGGGCTCGACGCCGGCGCGGCGAGCGTGTTGCCGCTGGCCGCGCCGGTGGCGCTGCGGGCCGTGCGGACCGGGCGACTCGCCCCGGGCGAGACGGTGTTGGTGCACGCCGCCGCCGGGGGCATCGGCCACCTGGTCGTGCAACTGGCCAAACTGCTCGGCGCCGGTACGGTCGTCGCCGCCGTCGGGTCGGCCGCCAAGTTCGACTTCGTCCGGGCGTACGGCGCCGACTTCGCCGTCGACTACTCCGTCGCCGACTGGCCGGAGCGGGTGCGGGAGATCGTGCCCGCGGGCGTGGACGTCGTGCTGGACTCGGTGGGCGGGGAGATCCTGCGCCGCGGCTTCGACGTGGTGGCGCCGTTCGGGCGGGTCGTGGTCTACGGCGCGGCGAGCGGCGACGTGTCCGGTATCGCGCTCACCGATCTGTTCGCCCTCCGGTCCGTGGCCGGCTTCTCCCTTCTCGCCTGGCGCGCCGCCGCTCCCGAGCGGGCCCGCGAGGAGACGGCCGAACTCGCCGAACACCTGGCGTCGGGCCGGCTGCGGCCGGCGGTCCACACGACCCTCCCGCTGACCGAGGCGGTACGGGCCCACCGAGTGCTGGAAGAACGCACCCAACTCGGCCGGGTCCTGCTCGTCCCCTAG
- a CDS encoding TetR/AcrR family transcriptional regulator has protein sequence MPEAPTDRPERADAARNRRAILRATEELLARHRPEQISMEQVAAAAGVGKGTVFHRFGSRMGLMEALMAERALALTEAVTTGPPPLGPGAPPRERLLAFLDAIVDVVARNKGLMAALGHAASTAPKAAADPTEDPRTAHPVYGFWHGHIADLLAARRPDLDGETQAHLLLAGLQSQSVLRLLERGEGERVAAAVRTLAEALLTAA, from the coding sequence ATGCCCGAAGCCCCCACCGACCGCCCCGAACGCGCCGACGCGGCCCGCAACCGGCGGGCGATCCTGCGCGCCACCGAGGAGCTGCTGGCCCGGCACCGCCCGGAGCAGATCTCGATGGAGCAGGTCGCCGCGGCGGCGGGCGTCGGCAAGGGCACGGTGTTCCACCGCTTCGGCAGCCGGATGGGCCTGATGGAGGCCCTGATGGCGGAGCGCGCACTCGCCCTGACCGAGGCGGTCACCACCGGCCCGCCGCCGCTCGGCCCCGGCGCCCCGCCCCGGGAGCGCCTGCTCGCCTTCCTCGACGCCATCGTCGACGTGGTCGCCCGCAACAAGGGCCTGATGGCCGCGCTCGGCCACGCCGCGAGCACCGCCCCGAAAGCGGCGGCCGACCCCACCGAGGACCCGCGCACCGCACACCCGGTCTACGGGTTCTGGCACGGACACATCGCCGACCTGCTCGCCGCCCGCCGCCCCGACCTCGACGGCGAGACGCAGGCCCACCTCCTGCTCGCCGGTTTGCAGAGCCAATCCGTGTTGCGCCTGCTCGAGCGGGGCGAGGGCGAGCGGGTGGCCGCCGCCGTACGCACCCTGGCCGAAGCCCTGCTCACCGCCGCCTGA
- a CDS encoding RDD family protein: MTGSPPPPPPSDPSGNDPTRGNPYGQQPPAGNQPPYGQEPPSGQQPPYGRDPSEQPPYGQDPTGQYPYGQGGPYGQGGPYGQEPTHGAGTGAGGGYGGGPTLGGPLRRLVARIIDSLIVGVVAGLISWPITGNDYDDVSFGAQFASGLIFSLLYFLYEGFQLDRVGRTLGKRVMGIRVVRVADGGPIAGSIAWTRAGVYTLPVIVPCLGTLFWLVNVLWQFWDQPWHQCLHDKVARTTVIRGA; encoded by the coding sequence ATGACAGGAAGCCCACCGCCCCCGCCGCCTTCCGACCCGTCCGGCAACGACCCGACCCGCGGGAATCCGTACGGACAACAACCGCCGGCCGGCAATCAACCTCCGTATGGGCAGGAGCCGCCGAGCGGGCAACAGCCGCCCTACGGACGCGATCCGTCCGAGCAACCGCCGTACGGCCAGGACCCCACGGGCCAGTACCCATACGGCCAGGGCGGCCCGTACGGCCAGGGCGGCCCGTACGGCCAGGAGCCGACCCACGGCGCGGGCACGGGCGCGGGCGGCGGATACGGCGGTGGGCCGACGCTCGGCGGGCCGCTGCGCCGTCTCGTCGCGCGGATCATCGACAGCCTGATCGTCGGCGTGGTCGCCGGCCTGATCTCCTGGCCGATCACCGGCAACGACTACGACGACGTGTCGTTCGGCGCGCAGTTCGCGTCGGGGCTGATCTTCTCGCTGCTCTACTTCCTCTACGAGGGTTTCCAACTCGACCGGGTCGGCCGCACCCTCGGCAAGCGGGTGATGGGCATCCGGGTGGTCCGGGTGGCCGACGGCGGGCCCATCGCGGGGTCGATCGCGTGGACCCGCGCCGGCGTGTACACCCTTCCGGTCATCGTGCCCTGTCTGGGCACGTTGTTCTGGCTGGTGAACGTCCTGTGGCAGTTCTGGGATCAGCCCTGGCACCAGTGCCTGCACGACAAGGTCGCGCGCACCACGGTCATCCGCGGGGCGTGA
- a CDS encoding DUF2017 domain-containing protein translates to MNGLFMRGRSGRPEIVLEDMHVRVLADLCGQLVEMVSPDDEAADPLAAELGLTGLGSTEAPATPEDPALARLLPDAYADDAEAAAEFRRYTETDLRLRKRDNARIVLADLAELVDLTEPAEDDAVTSGREHRVVLDAPGVQAWLGTLNDLRLVIGTRLEVTEDMEEFEAKLADDDPRRWLFAVFHWLGGLQDSLLGAL, encoded by the coding sequence GTGAACGGCCTCTTCATGCGCGGACGCTCGGGACGGCCCGAGATCGTCCTGGAGGACATGCACGTGCGAGTGCTGGCCGATCTGTGCGGTCAACTGGTCGAGATGGTCTCGCCCGACGACGAGGCCGCCGATCCGCTGGCCGCCGAACTGGGCCTGACCGGACTCGGCTCGACCGAGGCGCCGGCCACTCCGGAGGACCCGGCGCTGGCCCGCCTGTTGCCGGACGCCTACGCCGACGACGCGGAGGCGGCGGCCGAGTTCCGCCGGTACACCGAGACCGACCTGCGGCTGCGCAAGCGGGACAACGCGCGGATCGTGCTCGCCGACCTGGCCGAACTGGTCGACCTGACCGAACCGGCCGAGGACGACGCGGTCACGAGCGGCCGCGAGCACCGGGTGGTGCTGGACGCGCCGGGTGTACAGGCCTGGCTCGGCACGCTCAACGACCTGCGCCTGGTGATCGGTACACGACTGGAAGTCACCGAGGACATGGAGGAGTTCGAGGCCAAACTGGCCGACGACGACCCGCGCCGATGGTTGTTCGCGGTGTTCCACTGGCTGGGCGGCCTCCAGGACTCGCTGCTCGGGGCGTTGTAG
- a CDS encoding putative leader peptide gives MPGGAPGALLVARLHVDLCRLSSALCRAARVG, from the coding sequence GTGCCGGGCGGAGCCCCGGGTGCCCTCCTTGTCGCACGCCTGCACGTCGACCTGTGCCGACTCTCCAGCGCCCTCTGTCGCGCTGCGCGCGTGGGCTGA
- the rdgB gene encoding RdgB/HAM1 family non-canonical purine NTP pyrophosphatase: MSRLVLATRNANKVVELQQIFAAVGLDVELVGMDAYPDVPDVPETGLTFAANALLKAHAVARATGLPAIADDSGLCVAALNGMPGIFSARWAGTHGDDSANLRLLLAQLSDIADEHREAWFACAAALALPDGTERVVEGRFEGTLTREPRGTGGFGYDPILQVAGDTRTAAELTAAEKNAISHRGKAFRALAPIVSELIG, translated from the coding sequence ATGAGCCGTCTCGTACTCGCCACGCGCAACGCCAACAAGGTCGTGGAGCTCCAGCAGATCTTCGCGGCCGTCGGACTCGACGTCGAACTCGTCGGGATGGACGCCTACCCCGATGTCCCCGACGTGCCCGAGACGGGGCTCACCTTCGCGGCCAACGCGCTGCTCAAGGCGCACGCCGTCGCGCGGGCCACCGGACTCCCGGCGATCGCCGACGACTCGGGCCTGTGCGTGGCCGCGCTCAACGGGATGCCCGGAATCTTCTCCGCCCGCTGGGCCGGTACACACGGCGACGACTCGGCCAATCTGCGGCTGCTGCTCGCCCAACTGTCCGACATCGCCGACGAACACCGCGAGGCGTGGTTCGCGTGCGCGGCGGCGCTCGCGCTGCCCGACGGCACCGAGCGGGTGGTCGAGGGCCGGTTCGAGGGCACGCTGACCCGCGAGCCGCGCGGCACCGGCGGCTTCGGCTACGACCCGATCCTGCAGGTGGCCGGCGACACCCGCACCGCCGCCGAATTGACCGCCGCCGAGAAGAACGCGATCAGCCACCGGGGCAAGGCGTTTCGCGCACTGGCCCCGATCGTGTCCGAGCTGATCGGTTGA
- a CDS encoding RDD family protein → MSSAPAPGWYPDPEITGHIRYWDGGAWVPDSSRPADGPTADAGGGAIRANPPEAIGQGGRVIRGEVLSTSTGAPYDMSSTGMYAPPSAEPGPGGGAPRSGPTGPTAPTGGVRGARGAGGTTPPAETVPPPRADGEAGPWRPVQADLFGSNERRPAHLGRRLLARIADALVPLAAGIAVAIPIVPDAVDHIRDKIDRARYEGRDTTVWLLDGTTGTALAIVLGTVLAAALLYEALPTWKWGRSLGKTLFGLRVADLDSHDTPTLWQSVRRWLVLYVPGVFVVGVLGALWGLFDRPWRQGLHDKAARTFVARD, encoded by the coding sequence ATGTCCTCTGCGCCCGCACCGGGTTGGTACCCGGACCCGGAGATCACCGGCCACATCCGCTACTGGGACGGCGGTGCCTGGGTGCCGGACAGCAGCCGGCCGGCCGACGGCCCGACCGCCGACGCGGGCGGCGGCGCGATCCGGGCCAACCCGCCCGAGGCGATCGGGCAGGGCGGCCGGGTGATCCGCGGCGAGGTGTTGTCCACCAGCACGGGCGCGCCGTACGACATGTCGTCGACCGGGATGTACGCGCCGCCGAGCGCCGAGCCGGGACCGGGCGGGGGCGCGCCGCGTTCGGGGCCGACGGGTCCGACCGCGCCGACCGGTGGGGTGCGAGGGGCGCGGGGGGCGGGTGGGACGACGCCGCCGGCCGAGACCGTGCCGCCGCCGCGCGCCGACGGGGAGGCGGGGCCGTGGCGGCCGGTACAGGCCGACCTGTTCGGCAGCAACGAGCGGCGGCCGGCGCACCTGGGCCGCCGCCTGCTCGCCCGGATCGCCGACGCGCTGGTGCCGCTCGCGGCCGGCATCGCGGTGGCCATCCCGATCGTGCCGGACGCGGTCGACCACATCCGGGACAAGATCGACCGGGCCCGTTACGAGGGTCGCGACACCACCGTGTGGCTGCTCGACGGCACCACCGGCACCGCACTCGCGATCGTGCTCGGCACCGTGCTCGCGGCGGCGCTGCTGTACGAGGCGCTGCCCACCTGGAAGTGGGGCCGCTCGCTGGGCAAGACCCTGTTCGGCCTGCGGGTGGCCGACCTGGACAGCCACGACACCCCCACGCTGTGGCAGTCGGTACGGCGCTGGCTGGTCCTGTACGTCCCGGGCGTGTTCGTGGTCGGCGTGCTCGGCGCGCTGTGGGGGCTGTTCGATCGGCCGTGGCGCCAGGGCCTGCACGACAAGGCGGCCCGCACGTTCGTCGCCCGGGACTGA
- a CDS encoding amino acid permease codes for MTETEAGSTAAAAGPGADAEGYERGLNGRQIQMIAIGGAIGTGLFLGAGGAIEKAGPSLIAAYAVAGVLIFFVMRALGELLLYRPVAGSFAEYAREFFGPFAGFVTGWTYWIMWVVTGMAEITAAGVYVQYWWPAVPQWVTALVVLTVLFAANLISVKLFGEFEFWFSMIKVTAIIGMILVGIGVLIFGFGEAGDQASVSHLWSDGGFAPNGVGQTLLVLQIVMFAFLGVELVGVTAGEAQNPEKVLPRAINTIPFRIGLFYIGALLIILSLAPWTDFHAKESPFVLVFDRVGIPAAAAIINFVVLTAALSSCNSGLYSTGRMLRTLAVEGQAPPRVSGLSSHRVPAMAITVSAIVMGLGVLVNALVPDKAFMYITSVATVGALWTWGMIVGCQMRYRRAVDRGRLAGHGFRMPGAPYTGWAVLAFLAMVVVLLGFSADTRIALYVVPIWVAFLVVAYIPVRRGRGARA; via the coding sequence ATGACGGAGACCGAAGCCGGCTCGACCGCCGCGGCGGCCGGGCCCGGTGCGGATGCCGAGGGCTACGAGCGGGGGCTGAACGGCCGGCAGATCCAGATGATCGCCATCGGCGGGGCGATCGGCACCGGGCTCTTCCTCGGTGCGGGCGGGGCGATCGAGAAGGCCGGGCCGTCGTTGATCGCCGCCTACGCGGTGGCCGGCGTACTGATCTTCTTCGTCATGCGCGCGCTGGGCGAGTTGCTGCTGTACCGCCCGGTGGCGGGCAGTTTCGCGGAATACGCGCGGGAGTTCTTCGGTCCGTTCGCCGGGTTCGTCACCGGGTGGACGTACTGGATCATGTGGGTGGTCACCGGGATGGCGGAGATCACCGCCGCGGGCGTCTACGTGCAGTACTGGTGGCCGGCGGTTCCGCAGTGGGTGACCGCGCTCGTGGTGCTGACCGTGTTGTTCGCGGCCAATCTGATCTCGGTCAAACTGTTCGGCGAGTTCGAGTTCTGGTTCTCGATGATCAAGGTGACCGCGATCATCGGGATGATCCTGGTCGGCATCGGGGTGCTGATCTTCGGCTTCGGCGAGGCGGGCGACCAGGCGTCCGTCTCGCACCTGTGGTCCGACGGCGGGTTCGCGCCCAACGGCGTCGGACAGACCCTGCTGGTGCTCCAGATCGTGATGTTCGCGTTCCTGGGCGTCGAACTGGTCGGGGTGACCGCGGGCGAGGCGCAGAACCCGGAGAAGGTGCTGCCGCGCGCGATCAACACCATCCCGTTCCGGATCGGGCTGTTCTACATCGGCGCGCTGTTGATCATCCTCTCGCTGGCGCCGTGGACCGACTTCCACGCCAAGGAGAGCCCGTTCGTGCTGGTCTTCGACCGGGTCGGCATCCCCGCCGCGGCGGCGATCATCAATTTCGTGGTGCTTACCGCGGCGCTGTCCTCGTGCAACTCGGGGCTGTACTCGACCGGTCGCATGTTGCGCACGCTCGCGGTGGAGGGGCAGGCGCCGCCGCGGGTGAGCGGGCTCAGTTCGCACCGGGTGCCGGCCATGGCGATCACCGTCTCGGCGATCGTGATGGGCCTGGGGGTGCTGGTCAACGCGCTGGTCCCGGACAAGGCGTTCATGTACATCACCTCGGTGGCCACCGTCGGCGCGCTGTGGACGTGGGGCATGATCGTCGGCTGCCAGATGCGCTACCGGCGCGCGGTGGACCGGGGGCGGCTGGCCGGGCACGGCTTCCGGATGCCGGGCGCGCCGTACACGGGGTGGGCGGTGCTGGCGTTCCTGGCGATGGTGGTGGTCCTGCTCGGCTTCTCGGCGGACACCCGGATCGCGCTGTACGTGGTGCCGATCTGGGTGGCGTTCCTGGTGGTGGCGTACATCCCGGTGCGGCGCGGGCGCGGGGCGCGGGCCTGA
- the clpS gene encoding ATP-dependent Clp protease adapter ClpS, producing MSVAPIEVEKHQPDEDVRAETPWVCIVWNDPINLMSYVTYVFQSYFGYPKRKAEKLMHDVHNKGRAVVSSGTREEMERDTTAMHGFGLWATLQHDK from the coding sequence ATGAGTGTCGCTCCCATCGAGGTCGAGAAGCATCAGCCCGACGAGGACGTCCGGGCCGAGACCCCGTGGGTGTGCATCGTCTGGAACGACCCGATCAACCTGATGTCGTACGTCACCTACGTCTTCCAGTCCTACTTCGGTTATCCGAAGCGCAAGGCCGAGAAGCTGATGCACGACGTGCACAACAAGGGTCGGGCCGTGGTGTCGTCGGGGACGCGCGAGGAGATGGAGCGCGACACCACGGCGATGCACGGGTTCGGGCTGTGGGCGACCCTTCAGCACGACAAGTGA
- a CDS encoding cupin domain-containing protein, translated as MLAVRSINEADESRDIPHGHLDVVSLEGVDFGVARFEPGWRWSRDVGPIAGTDSCQFHHNGYVAQGHVHIRMDDGEEKDLKAGDVFVCDPGHDAWVVGDETALVFDFAGNIHDYAK; from the coding sequence ATGCTCGCTGTGCGATCGATCAACGAAGCCGACGAGAGCCGCGACATACCGCACGGTCACCTGGACGTGGTCAGTCTGGAAGGCGTCGATTTCGGCGTTGCCCGATTCGAGCCGGGCTGGCGATGGTCGCGGGACGTCGGGCCCATCGCCGGGACCGACAGTTGCCAATTCCACCACAACGGTTACGTCGCCCAGGGACACGTACACATCCGCATGGACGACGGCGAGGAGAAGGACCTCAAGGCGGGCGACGTCTTCGTCTGCGACCCCGGCCACGACGCGTGGGTCGTCGGCGACGAGACCGCGCTGGTCTTCGACTTCGCCGGCAACATCCACGACTACGCCAAGTAG
- a CDS encoding PLP-dependent cysteine synthase family protein: MRYESLLDSVGRTPLVGLPALSPSPTVRVWAKLEDRNPTGSIKDRPALHMIEAAERDGLLTPGCTILEPTSGNTGIALAMAAKLKGYEIVCVMPENTSEERRELLRMWGARIIASPAAGGSNTAVRVAKELAAEHPDWVMLYQYGNPANPDAHYATTGPELLEDLPTITHFVAGLGTTGTLMGVGRYLREKVPGVTIVAAEPRYDDVVYGLRNLDEGFVPELYDGDVLTTRYSVGSAEAVGRTRELLEKEGIFAGISTGAVLHAALGIARKAVKAGESADIAFVIADGGWKYLSTGIYTAESTEAAVEGLHGQLWA; encoded by the coding sequence ATGCGTTACGAATCGTTGCTCGACTCGGTGGGCCGGACCCCGCTGGTCGGCCTGCCGGCATTGTCGCCGTCGCCGACCGTGCGGGTGTGGGCCAAGCTGGAGGACCGCAACCCGACCGGTTCGATCAAGGACCGTCCGGCCCTGCACATGATCGAGGCGGCCGAGCGGGACGGGCTGCTCACGCCGGGCTGCACGATCCTGGAGCCGACCTCGGGCAACACCGGCATCGCGCTGGCGATGGCGGCCAAGCTCAAGGGCTACGAGATCGTCTGCGTGATGCCGGAGAACACCTCCGAGGAGCGCCGCGAACTGCTGCGCATGTGGGGCGCGCGGATCATCGCGTCGCCCGCGGCGGGCGGGTCGAACACGGCGGTGCGGGTGGCCAAGGAGCTGGCGGCCGAGCATCCCGACTGGGTGATGCTGTACCAGTACGGGAACCCGGCCAACCCGGACGCGCACTACGCGACGACCGGCCCCGAACTGCTGGAGGATCTGCCGACGATCACCCACTTCGTGGCGGGTCTGGGTACCACCGGCACGCTGATGGGCGTCGGGCGCTACCTGCGCGAGAAGGTCCCGGGTGTGACGATCGTGGCGGCCGAGCCGCGCTACGACGACGTCGTGTACGGGCTGCGCAACCTCGACGAGGGGTTCGTGCCGGAGCTGTACGACGGCGACGTGCTGACCACGCGCTACTCGGTGGGCTCCGCCGAGGCGGTCGGGCGCACCCGCGAACTGCTGGAGAAGGAAGGCATCTTCGCGGGCATCTCGACCGGCGCGGTGCTGCACGCCGCGCTGGGCATCGCGCGCAAGGCGGTCAAGGCGGGAGAGTCCGCCGACATCGCGTTCGTGATCGCGGACGGTGGGTGGAAGTACCTGTCGACCGGGATCTACACGGCCGAGTCGACCGAGGCCGCGGTGGAGGGGCTGCACGGGCAACTCTGGGCCTGA
- a CDS encoding MoaD/ThiS family protein, giving the protein MAIEVRIPTILRTYTDGAKAVPGSGATLADLLVDLEVRHPGVRARLVEENGELRRFVNVYLNDEDVRFTGGLTTKLDDGDTVTILPAVAGGSI; this is encoded by the coding sequence ATGGCCATCGAGGTCCGCATCCCGACCATCCTCCGTACCTACACCGACGGCGCGAAGGCGGTGCCCGGCAGCGGCGCCACGCTCGCCGACCTGCTGGTGGACCTGGAGGTCCGGCACCCGGGCGTGCGCGCTCGACTCGTCGAGGAGAACGGTGAACTGCGCCGCTTCGTCAACGTCTACCTCAACGACGAGGACGTGCGCTTTACCGGCGGTCTGACCACCAAACTGGACGACGGCGACACCGTGACGATTCTTCCGGCGGTCGCCGGCGGCTCGATCTGA
- the rph gene encoding ribonuclease PH: MSRVDGRTPEQLRPIGFQRKWLDHAEGSVLVEFGRTRVLVAASVTEGVPRWRKGSGEGWVTAEYSMLPRATHTRGDRESVKGRIGGRTHEISRLIGRSLRAVIDTKALGETTIHLDCDVLQADGGTRTAAITGAYVALADAVTWAREHKLTRKGANPLIGSVAAVSVGIIDGVPMLDLPYEEDVRAETDMNIVCTGDGRFVEVQGTAEKEPFDRALLNDLLDLGARGCAELTALQQRALEG, encoded by the coding sequence ATGTCACGAGTAGACGGCCGTACCCCCGAGCAGCTCCGCCCGATCGGCTTCCAGCGCAAGTGGCTCGACCACGCCGAGGGCTCGGTCCTCGTCGAGTTCGGCCGCACCCGCGTCCTGGTCGCCGCCAGCGTCACCGAGGGTGTGCCGCGCTGGCGCAAGGGCAGCGGCGAGGGCTGGGTGACCGCCGAATACTCGATGTTGCCGCGCGCCACCCACACCCGGGGGGACCGGGAGTCGGTCAAGGGCCGGATCGGCGGGCGTACCCACGAGATCTCGCGGCTGATCGGCCGCTCGCTGCGTGCGGTGATCGACACCAAGGCGCTCGGCGAGACCACCATCCACCTGGACTGCGACGTGCTCCAGGCGGACGGCGGCACCCGGACCGCGGCGATCACCGGGGCCTACGTCGCCCTCGCCGACGCGGTGACCTGGGCGCGCGAGCACAAGCTCACCCGCAAGGGCGCCAACCCGCTGATCGGGTCGGTGGCGGCGGTCAGCGTCGGGATCATCGACGGGGTGCCGATGTTGGACCTCCCGTACGAGGAGGACGTGCGGGCCGAGACCGACATGAACATCGTCTGCACCGGGGACGGCCGCTTCGTCGAGGTGCAGGGCACCGCGGAGAAGGAGCCCTTCGACCGGGCGCTGCTGAACGACCTGCTGGATCTGGGCGCTCGGGGCTGCGCTGAGCTGACGGCGCTTCAGCAGCGCGCCCTGGAGGGCTGA
- a CDS encoding MBL fold metallo-hydrolase: MKLTVVGCSGSFPGPDSPCSCYLLEADGVRILVDLGNGALGALQRHATLGSIDAVLLSHLHADHCLDLACYFVARKYCPAGELPRLAVYGPADTHERIARAYDVEGAIDNGRMAEVFDFRTVVTGTFEVGPFRITADRMPHPVESYAFRIEAGGRSLVYSGDTGVSDDLVRISRGADLLLCEASFEHGREDLPHVHLNGRQAGEHAERAGVGRLLLTHIPPWTSRERNLDDARKTFTGAVDLALPDASHTV; the protein is encoded by the coding sequence GTGAAACTTACCGTCGTCGGGTGTTCCGGCAGCTTCCCCGGACCGGACAGCCCCTGCTCGTGCTACCTCCTGGAGGCCGACGGGGTGCGGATCCTGGTCGATCTCGGCAACGGCGCGCTCGGTGCCCTCCAGCGCCATGCCACGCTCGGCTCGATCGACGCCGTACTGCTCAGCCACCTGCACGCCGACCACTGCCTCGACCTCGCCTGCTACTTCGTGGCCCGCAAGTACTGCCCGGCCGGGGAGTTGCCCCGGCTGGCGGTCTACGGGCCGGCCGACACGCACGAGCGGATCGCGCGCGCCTACGACGTCGAGGGCGCGATCGACAACGGGCGCATGGCCGAGGTGTTCGACTTCCGCACGGTGGTCACCGGCACCTTCGAGGTGGGCCCCTTCCGGATCACCGCCGACCGGATGCCGCACCCCGTCGAGTCCTACGCGTTCCGGATCGAGGCGGGCGGGCGATCGCTGGTCTACTCCGGCGACACCGGGGTCAGCGACGACCTGGTGCGCATCTCGCGCGGTGCCGACCTGCTGCTGTGCGAGGCGTCGTTCGAGCACGGCCGAGAGGACCTGCCGCACGTGCACCTGAACGGTCGACAGGCCGGCGAGCATGCCGAACGGGCGGGCGTGGGGCGGCTGTTGCTCACCCACATCCCGCCGTGGACCAGCCGCGAGCGCAATCTCGACGACGCCCGCAAGACCTTCACCGGCGCCGTCGACCTGGCGCTGCCGGATGCCTCGCACACGGTCTGA
- a CDS encoding Mov34/MPN/PAD-1 family protein — protein sequence MLTITAALRDRIVAHARADHPDEACGVVAGPEGSDRPERFIPMLNAARSPTFYEFDSADLFKLYREMDDRDEEPVIVYHSHTATEAYPSRTDVSYASEPNAHYVLVSTREEDTYEFRSFRIVDGVITEEEVRVVDAY from the coding sequence ATGCTCACCATCACCGCAGCCCTACGCGATCGCATCGTCGCCCACGCCCGTGCCGACCACCCCGACGAGGCGTGTGGCGTCGTCGCCGGGCCCGAGGGCAGCGACCGGCCCGAGCGGTTCATCCCGATGCTCAACGCCGCGCGCTCGCCCACGTTCTACGAGTTCGACTCGGCCGACCTGTTCAAGCTCTACCGGGAGATGGACGACCGGGACGAGGAGCCGGTGATCGTCTACCACTCGCACACCGCGACCGAGGCGTACCCGTCGCGCACGGACGTCTCCTACGCGTCCGAGCCGAACGCGCACTACGTGCTCGTGTCGACGCGGGAGGAGGACACCTACGAGTTCCGGTCGTTCCGGATCGTCGACGGCGTGATCACCGAGGAGGAGGTCCGGGTGGTGGACGCCTACTGA